From one Leifsonia sp. Root1293 genomic stretch:
- a CDS encoding protein kinase domain-containing protein has product MRPTAGLTFGGRYELSTRIAIGGMGEVWQATDLVIGRQVAIKILKDEYLGDPGFLERFRAEARHAALVNHEGIANVFDYGEEDGSAYLVMELVPGEALSTILEREHVLSTDKVLDIVAQTAAALHAAHAAGLVHRDIKPGNLLITPDGRVKITDFGIARIADQVPLTATGQVMGTVQYLSPEQASGHPASPTTDIYSLGIVAYEALAGRRPFTGESQVAIAMAQINEAPPELPVTVSEPVRNLVFACIAKNPADRPQSAAHLARAATALRRGDVQAAAASVPAVLGGATAATTMLLPQSNSTSAATTVLPTATRASALEAEQEEGEKKKRSPWTWPLITLIALLAIVLIGTIIAFAVNSNGGGDTPKTTTPAVSTPKATTPKPTPTSTKIPVNEADFVGLSSADARAKANGLGLNANVTTGNAATDPAQVDTVYAVNPTGNLDPGAELTLTVYGDVVAPGQATAPTLQGDDPVPANSDVTVTWDTQSCPAGQTLSGYNIAVSGAVLKVQDQTPGGTRTAVVTSGDPGSSFQVTLQYFCGQVDSPISDPLTVNVEAAPQPEPEPTETPAAEGPATGE; this is encoded by the coding sequence ATGAGACCCACAGCAGGGCTCACCTTCGGGGGGCGCTACGAGCTGTCCACCCGCATCGCCATCGGCGGTATGGGCGAGGTGTGGCAGGCCACCGACCTCGTGATCGGTCGCCAGGTCGCGATCAAGATCCTCAAGGACGAATACCTCGGCGACCCCGGCTTCCTCGAGCGCTTCCGCGCCGAGGCCAGGCACGCCGCCCTCGTCAATCACGAGGGCATCGCCAACGTCTTCGACTACGGCGAGGAGGATGGCAGCGCCTACCTCGTGATGGAGCTCGTGCCCGGCGAGGCGCTCTCCACCATCCTCGAGAGGGAGCACGTGCTCTCCACCGACAAGGTGCTCGACATCGTCGCCCAGACCGCGGCCGCCCTGCACGCCGCTCACGCAGCGGGACTCGTGCACCGCGACATCAAGCCGGGCAATCTGCTCATCACGCCCGACGGGCGCGTCAAGATCACCGACTTCGGCATCGCCCGCATCGCAGACCAGGTTCCGCTCACCGCGACCGGTCAGGTGATGGGCACGGTGCAGTACCTCTCGCCCGAGCAGGCGTCGGGTCACCCGGCCTCGCCGACCACCGACATCTACTCGCTCGGAATCGTGGCGTACGAGGCCCTCGCCGGTCGACGCCCCTTCACCGGCGAGTCACAGGTCGCCATCGCGATGGCCCAGATCAACGAGGCTCCCCCCGAGCTTCCGGTGACGGTCTCCGAGCCCGTGCGCAACCTGGTGTTCGCGTGCATCGCCAAGAACCCGGCGGATCGACCTCAGTCGGCCGCTCACCTCGCGCGCGCCGCGACGGCCCTGCGTCGCGGCGACGTCCAGGCCGCTGCAGCCTCCGTGCCGGCGGTCCTCGGTGGTGCCACCGCCGCGACCACCATGCTCCTTCCGCAGTCCAACTCGACGAGCGCGGCCACGACGGTGCTTCCCACTGCTACCCGCGCCTCTGCTCTCGAGGCCGAGCAGGAGGAAGGCGAGAAGAAGAAGCGCAGTCCGTGGACGTGGCCGCTCATCACCCTCATCGCCCTGCTCGCGATCGTGCTGATCGGCACGATCATCGCCTTCGCCGTCAACAGCAACGGTGGCGGTGACACCCCCAAGACCACGACGCCGGCGGTGAGCACCCCCAAGGCGACCACTCCCAAGCCGACTCCGACGAGCACGAAGATCCCGGTCAACGAGGCCGACTTCGTTGGCCTGTCGAGCGCGGATGCGCGGGCGAAGGCGAACGGCCTCGGGCTGAACGCCAACGTCACGACGGGCAACGCGGCGACGGACCCGGCCCAGGTCGACACCGTGTACGCCGTGAACCCCACCGGGAACCTCGACCCCGGAGCAGAGCTCACGCTCACCGTCTACGGTGACGTCGTCGCTCCCGGCCAGGCCACCGCACCGACTCTCCAGGGCGACGACCCGGTCCCAGCCAACAGCGACGTCACCGTGACGTGGGACACCCAGTCCTGCCCGGCCGGCCAGACCCTGAGCGGCTACAACATCGCCGTCTCGGGTGCTGTGCTCAAGGTCCAGGACCAGACTCCCGGCGGCACCCGCACGGCTGTCGTCACCTCGGGTGATCCCGGATCGAGCTTCCAGGTCACGCTGCAGTACTTCTGCGGCCAGGTCGACTCGCCGATCTCCGACCCGCTCACCGTGAACGTCGAGGCGGCTCCGCAGCCGGAGCCCGAGCCCACCGAGACCCCGGCAGCCGAGGGACCGGCGACCGGCGAGTAG
- a CDS encoding peptidoglycan D,D-transpeptidase FtsI family protein: MNRELKRVSIFVLLLFLALFVSTTVIQAVQADALNADSRNTRTLYESYQVERGPILVAGTPIASSSPSDDEYKWQRSYSNGPLYAPVTGFFPVNGEPTGIEGSFNDYLSGTANSQFLSSLERIFTGQKPKGAAVEVSIDPVAQQAAWDALGDFTGAVVLTEPATGRILALVSKPSFDPNSLAGHDTDAVDVTYDALVADPTDPLIDRNRGGDLNPPGSTFKLVVAAAAFESGKYTPESTFPNPSEYQLPGSTSVVINSGGGTCGPGATVTIADAVRLSCNIPMAELGVELGDKAIREQAEKFGFNVEHHIPMTVEKSIYPALLDDAQTALSAFGQYEVRATPIQIAMVSAAIANDGIVMEPSLADQITGTDLAVVKSFEPVEFGRAISSETADALKKMMVADVDDGAASNARIDGVSVGGKTGTAENIAADGGEDPYTLWFTGFAPAEDTKYAITVLIEDGGGMGTDGYGNLLAAPVAQKVLEAVLNK, encoded by the coding sequence ATGAACCGCGAACTCAAGCGCGTCAGCATATTCGTGCTGCTGCTGTTCCTGGCCCTGTTCGTCTCGACGACCGTCATCCAGGCCGTGCAGGCCGACGCGTTGAACGCAGACTCCCGCAACACCCGAACGCTGTACGAGAGCTACCAGGTCGAGCGCGGGCCGATCCTCGTGGCAGGAACGCCGATCGCGTCGTCGTCGCCATCGGATGACGAGTACAAGTGGCAGCGCAGCTACAGCAACGGACCGCTCTACGCCCCGGTCACCGGATTCTTCCCCGTCAACGGCGAGCCGACCGGCATCGAGGGCTCGTTCAACGACTACCTCAGCGGAACGGCGAACTCGCAGTTCCTCAGCAGCCTCGAGCGCATCTTCACGGGCCAGAAGCCGAAGGGCGCCGCCGTCGAGGTCTCCATCGACCCCGTCGCCCAGCAGGCCGCCTGGGACGCCCTCGGCGACTTCACCGGCGCCGTCGTGCTCACCGAGCCCGCCACCGGCCGCATCCTCGCCCTCGTCTCCAAGCCCAGCTTCGACCCGAACAGCCTGGCCGGACACGACACCGATGCCGTCGACGTCACCTACGACGCCCTGGTGGCCGACCCCACCGATCCGCTCATCGATCGCAACCGCGGCGGCGACCTCAACCCTCCCGGGTCGACCTTCAAGCTCGTCGTGGCCGCAGCGGCCTTCGAATCGGGCAAGTACACGCCCGAGAGCACCTTCCCCAACCCGTCCGAGTACCAGCTGCCCGGCAGCACCTCCGTCGTCATCAACTCGGGCGGAGGAACCTGCGGCCCGGGGGCGACCGTCACGATCGCGGATGCCGTGCGCCTGTCGTGCAACATCCCGATGGCCGAACTCGGCGTGGAACTCGGCGACAAGGCCATCCGCGAGCAGGCCGAGAAGTTCGGATTCAACGTCGAGCACCACATCCCGATGACCGTCGAGAAGAGCATCTACCCGGCACTCCTCGACGACGCCCAGACCGCGCTGAGCGCTTTCGGACAGTACGAGGTGCGCGCAACGCCCATCCAGATCGCCATGGTCTCGGCCGCGATCGCCAACGACGGGATCGTCATGGAACCATCGCTCGCCGACCAGATCACCGGCACCGACCTGGCTGTCGTGAAGAGCTTCGAACCTGTCGAGTTCGGCCGCGCGATCAGCAGTGAAACCGCTGATGCCCTCAAGAAGATGATGGTCGCCGACGTCGATGACGGCGCTGCCAGTAATGCAAGAATAGACGGGGTCAGCGTGGGCGGTAAGACCGGCACAGCGGAGAACATCGCGGCGGATGGGGGCGAGGATCCCTACACGCTCTGGTTCACCGGGTTCGCCCCCGCGGAAGACACGAAGTATGCAATCACGGTCCTCATCGAAGACGGTGGCGGAATGGGAACGGACGGGTACGGCAATCTCTTGGCCGCTCCCGTGGCACAGAAGGTACTAGAGGCGGTGCTGAACAAATGA
- a CDS encoding FtsW/RodA/SpoVE family cell cycle protein encodes MRNLELALLIVACAINAMAVVLVQFGALGHIDLTLVFLGAVLSGLVVALHIVMRFVAREADPFLLPIATLLNGLGIAMIYRIDIADGHSGWDSAAVRQIAWSAIAILSAIAVMLVIRNHRVLFRYTYIAGFVAVVLLLLPLVPGLGRQINGARVWIGIGEVLTFQPGEIAKIALAVFFAGYLVRNRDSLSMVGHRFLGIRFPRARDLGPLLVVWALSMSVIVFQRDLGTALLYFGMFLVMLYVATGRLSWVLLGLSLFLGGAFVASRTLDYVNGRFKNWLDAFNPDVYNADGGSFQLVQGLFGLAHGGLIGTGLGQGRPDLTPVPQSDYIIASLGEELGLAGLFAIFALYLLYVSRGFRVGFAGQDDFGKLLGVGLSFVIALQCFIVIGGVTRVIPLTGLTTPFLAAGGSSLIANWIITAILLRLSDTVRNQPRLVVD; translated from the coding sequence ATGCGCAACCTCGAGCTGGCCCTGCTCATCGTTGCCTGCGCCATCAACGCCATGGCCGTGGTGCTGGTGCAGTTCGGCGCGCTCGGCCACATCGACCTCACGCTGGTCTTCCTCGGTGCAGTCCTCTCCGGCCTCGTCGTCGCCCTGCACATCGTGATGCGCTTCGTCGCCCGAGAGGCCGACCCGTTCCTGCTGCCCATCGCCACCCTGCTCAACGGGCTCGGCATCGCGATGATCTACCGCATCGACATCGCCGACGGCCACAGCGGCTGGGACAGCGCCGCCGTTCGGCAGATCGCCTGGAGCGCGATCGCGATCCTCAGCGCCATCGCCGTGATGCTCGTCATCCGCAACCACCGCGTGCTGTTCCGCTACACGTACATCGCCGGGTTCGTCGCCGTCGTGCTCCTGCTGCTGCCCCTGGTCCCCGGTCTGGGCAGGCAGATCAACGGCGCGCGGGTGTGGATCGGCATCGGCGAGGTGCTCACCTTCCAGCCCGGTGAGATCGCCAAGATCGCCCTGGCCGTGTTCTTCGCCGGTTACCTGGTGCGCAACCGCGACTCGCTGTCGATGGTCGGTCACCGCTTCCTCGGCATCAGGTTCCCGCGTGCCCGCGACCTCGGACCGCTGCTCGTCGTCTGGGCACTGTCGATGTCGGTGATCGTGTTCCAGCGCGACCTCGGAACGGCGCTGCTCTACTTCGGCATGTTCCTCGTGATGCTCTACGTCGCGACGGGACGCCTCAGCTGGGTGCTCCTCGGACTCTCCCTGTTCCTCGGCGGAGCGTTCGTGGCCAGTCGCACGCTGGACTACGTCAACGGGCGTTTCAAAAACTGGCTCGACGCGTTCAACCCCGACGTCTACAACGCCGACGGCGGCAGCTTCCAGCTGGTGCAGGGCCTGTTCGGCCTGGCGCACGGCGGGCTCATCGGCACGGGCCTCGGCCAGGGACGCCCAGACCTCACGCCCGTTCCGCAGAGCGACTACATCATCGCGAGCCTGGGTGAGGAACTCGGCCTCGCCGGTCTGTTCGCCATCTTCGCGCTCTACCTCCTCTACGTCTCGCGCGGGTTCAGGGTGGGCTTCGCCGGCCAGGACGACTTCGGCAAGCTGCTCGGCGTCGGCCTCTCGTTCGTCATCGCCCTGCAGTGCTTCATCGTGATCGGCGGCGTGACCCGCGTCATCCCGCTCACGGGTCTCACCACTCCCTTCCTCGCTGCCGGAGGATCATCGCTCATCGCGAACTGGATCATCACGGCCATCCTGCTGCGACTCTCCGACACCGTGCGCAATCAGCCCAGACTGGTGGTGGATTGA
- a CDS encoding PP2C family protein-serine/threonine phosphatase, translating into MATLIDSAAVSNVGRVRANNQDSGFAGRGLFLVADGMGGHAGGDVASAIATKRIAEADQPYASPEDAEFAMQSALIAANQQLAETVFEHAELTGMGTTVSALYVLGDKVAIAHIGDSRIYLLRSGTLTQITTDHTFVQRLVDSGRITEEEAAVHPRRSVLMRVLGDVESSPEIDTSIVRTIPGDRWLICSDGLSGVVSFDDIREALEQSSSAADAAERLVKESLDGGAPDNVTVVIVDIGGDDVAPAPMPVAIVGSAAEPLAFEIEEPPRRALRMPPFRLHSVPEAHFEPDSEEYLDELIEEDKRRERRRRITWITVIVLLVAAAAVLIAITYQWTQSRYFVGSDGDSVAIFRGIQQDIGPISLHSVYRDTDIPIDSLTFYDRQAVEATISAADLDDAIAIAKRLEVTSAD; encoded by the coding sequence ATGGCGACGCTCATCGACAGCGCGGCCGTCTCCAACGTCGGACGCGTGCGCGCGAACAACCAGGACTCCGGCTTCGCCGGCCGCGGTCTGTTCCTCGTCGCCGACGGCATGGGCGGTCACGCCGGCGGTGATGTCGCATCGGCCATCGCCACGAAGCGGATCGCCGAGGCCGACCAGCCATACGCGAGCCCGGAGGACGCCGAGTTCGCGATGCAGTCCGCGCTCATCGCCGCGAACCAGCAGCTCGCCGAGACGGTCTTCGAGCACGCCGAGCTCACGGGCATGGGCACGACCGTCAGCGCGCTCTACGTGCTCGGCGACAAGGTGGCCATCGCCCACATCGGCGACTCCCGCATCTACCTGCTGCGCAGCGGCACCCTCACGCAGATCACCACCGACCACACCTTCGTGCAACGCCTCGTCGACAGCGGCCGCATCACCGAGGAGGAGGCGGCGGTGCACCCGCGCCGGTCCGTGCTCATGCGCGTGCTCGGCGACGTCGAGTCGTCCCCTGAGATCGACACCAGCATCGTCCGCACGATTCCGGGCGACCGCTGGCTGATCTGCTCCGACGGCCTGTCCGGTGTCGTCTCGTTCGATGACATCCGCGAGGCCCTCGAGCAGTCGTCCTCCGCAGCCGACGCCGCCGAGCGCCTCGTCAAGGAGAGCCTCGACGGCGGCGCCCCCGACAACGTCACCGTGGTCATCGTCGACATCGGCGGCGATGACGTCGCGCCGGCGCCGATGCCCGTCGCCATCGTCGGGTCGGCGGCCGAACCGTTGGCCTTCGAGATCGAGGAGCCGCCGCGGCGCGCGCTCCGGATGCCGCCGTTCAGGCTGCACTCCGTTCCCGAGGCGCACTTCGAGCCGGACTCCGAGGAGTACCTCGACGAACTCATCGAAGAGGACAAGCGTCGCGAGCGCCGGCGTCGCATCACCTGGATCACGGTGATCGTGCTGCTGGTCGCGGCGGCGGCGGTCCTCATCGCCATCACCTACCAGTGGACGCAGTCGCGCTACTTCGTCGGAAGCGACGGCGACAGCGTGGCCATCTTCCGCGGCATCCAGCAGGACATCGGCCCCATCTCGCTGCACAGCGTCTACCGCGACACCGACATCCCGATCGACAGCCTCACCTTCTACGACCGTCAAGCCGTCGAGGCGACGATCAGCGCGGCCGACCTCGACGACGCGATCGCCATCGCCAAGCGCCTGGAGGTGACCAGTGCCGACTGA
- a CDS encoding FHA domain-containing protein FhaB/FipA codes for MSELTLLVLRLSFLVLLWAFVFAIVYALRSDLFGQRVRKVTEADAASPSPAPVPVSPSAAAAAAAAPTGPIGSMPVAASAAPTLSPSLGREIAGTGNARAIVVTSGAKAGAEFPLGNDEITIGRSSDSAIVIRDDYTSTHHARLMLWNNQWMLQDLDSTNGTFLDGARVTVPTPVPLNVTVKVGATTFELRR; via the coding sequence GTGAGTGAACTGACCCTGCTCGTCCTGCGACTGAGCTTCCTCGTGCTGCTGTGGGCGTTCGTGTTCGCGATCGTCTACGCGCTCCGCTCCGACCTGTTCGGGCAGCGTGTCCGCAAGGTCACCGAGGCGGATGCAGCTTCCCCGAGTCCGGCGCCGGTCCCCGTCTCGCCGTCGGCTGCCGCCGCGGCGGCGGCCGCCCCGACCGGGCCCATCGGCTCGATGCCCGTCGCGGCATCCGCGGCCCCGACCCTCTCGCCCTCGCTCGGCCGCGAGATCGCCGGCACCGGCAACGCCCGCGCCATCGTCGTGACGAGCGGCGCCAAGGCCGGGGCCGAGTTCCCGCTCGGCAACGACGAGATCACCATCGGCCGGTCCTCCGATTCGGCCATCGTCATCCGCGACGACTACACCTCGACGCATCACGCCAGGCTCATGCTCTGGAACAACCAGTGGATGCTCCAGGACCTCGACTCGACCAATGGAACCTTCCTCGACGGCGCTCGGGTCACCGTGCCGACGCCGGTTCCTCTCAACGTGACCGTCAAGGTCGGCGCGACCACGTTCGAGCTGCGACGGTAG